The following proteins come from a genomic window of Micromonospora echinofusca:
- a CDS encoding GTPase domain-containing protein has protein sequence MTTHGDPATPAGTPTVAARTGPTDAGEDRPATTGDDSLPAALAGLRAAIGAARFPLALPSAEPARRAGGSLTDQLDDYLLPRLRRLDAPLLVVVGGSTGAGKSTLVNSLVQARVSAAGVLRPTTRSPVLVCNPADSGWFRKGELLPGLTRTTEPSEDPRTLQLVTAPALPAGLAFLDAPDIDSVVDANRALAGQLLAAADLWLFVTTAARYADAVPWELLRSARARGAVIAMVLDRVPPEAADEIAAHLSEMLAAQELGAAPLFVLPETWVDGQGLLPDRVTAPLAAWFARLAADADARAAVVRQTLDGALGALHPAVEGLADAAEEQVTAADALDERVLAAYRGAHRTVEQGLKDGRLLRGEVLARWQEFVGTGEFFRTLEARIGRLRDRVVAAVTGRPAPASELRDAIESQLVTLLRGVAAEAAENAYTGWKAHPAGAALLGPELAHPSADLPERAERLVREWQRGVLELVRAEGGDRRFVARTAAYAVNATGLAVMIAVFASTAFIPTGLEVATGAGTTVAAQTVLQAIFGDQAVRTLAAKARADLLDRVRALLDDEAARYLDRTAQARPAADTAEALRGAADRVEIARNRSGLAGAAAAGLPGTGGGGS, from the coding sequence GTGACGACGCACGGCGATCCCGCCACCCCGGCCGGCACGCCCACCGTCGCAGCCCGCACCGGCCCCACGGACGCCGGGGAGGACCGGCCCGCCACCACCGGGGACGACAGCCTGCCCGCCGCGCTGGCCGGCCTGCGCGCCGCGATCGGGGCGGCCCGGTTCCCCCTCGCGCTGCCCTCCGCCGAGCCCGCCCGGCGCGCCGGCGGAAGCCTCACCGACCAGCTCGACGACTACCTGCTGCCCCGGCTGCGCCGGCTCGACGCGCCGCTGCTCGTGGTGGTCGGCGGGTCCACCGGCGCCGGCAAGTCCACCCTGGTCAACAGCCTGGTGCAGGCGCGGGTGAGCGCCGCCGGGGTGCTGCGACCGACCACCCGTTCCCCGGTGCTGGTCTGCAACCCCGCCGACTCGGGCTGGTTCCGCAAGGGCGAGCTGCTGCCGGGCCTGACCCGCACCACCGAGCCCAGCGAGGACCCGCGCACCCTGCAACTGGTCACCGCCCCGGCCCTGCCCGCCGGGCTGGCCTTCCTCGACGCCCCCGACATCGACTCGGTGGTCGACGCCAACCGGGCCCTGGCCGGTCAGCTCCTGGCCGCCGCCGACCTCTGGCTCTTCGTCACCACCGCCGCCCGCTACGCCGACGCCGTGCCCTGGGAGCTGCTGCGCAGCGCCCGCGCCCGGGGCGCGGTCATCGCCATGGTGCTGGACCGGGTGCCCCCGGAGGCGGCCGACGAGATCGCCGCCCACCTGTCGGAGATGCTCGCCGCGCAGGAACTGGGGGCGGCCCCGCTCTTCGTGCTGCCGGAGACCTGGGTCGACGGGCAGGGCCTGCTGCCCGACCGGGTCACCGCGCCGCTCGCCGCCTGGTTCGCCCGGCTGGCCGCCGACGCCGACGCCCGCGCCGCCGTGGTCCGGCAGACCCTGGACGGCGCGCTCGGCGCGCTGCACCCCGCGGTCGAAGGGCTCGCCGACGCCGCCGAGGAGCAGGTCACCGCCGCCGACGCACTCGACGAGCGGGTGCTGGCCGCGTACCGGGGGGCGCACCGGACCGTCGAGCAGGGGCTGAAGGACGGTCGGCTGCTCCGCGGCGAGGTGCTCGCCCGCTGGCAGGAGTTCGTCGGCACCGGCGAGTTCTTCCGCACCCTGGAGGCCCGCATCGGGCGGCTGCGCGACCGGGTGGTGGCGGCGGTCACCGGCCGGCCCGCGCCCGCGTCCGAGCTGCGGGACGCGATCGAGTCGCAGCTGGTGACCCTGCTGCGGGGCGTCGCCGCCGAGGCGGCCGAGAACGCGTACACCGGGTGGAAGGCGCATCCCGCCGGGGCGGCGCTGCTCGGGCCGGAGCTGGCCCACCCCTCCGCCGACCTGCCGGAACGGGCCGAGCGGCTGGTCCGGGAGTGGCAGCGGGGTGTGCTGGAGCTGGTCCGCGCCGAGGGCGGCGACCGCCGCTTCGTGGCCCGCACGGCCGCGTACGCGGTCAACGCCACCGGGCTCGCCGTGATGATCGCGGTGTTCGCCTCGACGGCGTTCATCCCCACCGGCCTGGAGGTGGCCACCGGGGCCGGCACGACCGTCGCCGCGCAGACCGTGCTCCAGGCGATCTTCGGCGACCAGGCCGTGCGTACGCTGGCCGCCAAGGCCCGGGCCGACCTGCTGGACCGGGTGCGGGCCCTGCTCGACGACGAGGCCGCCCGCTACCTGGACCGCACGGCGCAGGCCCGGCCCGCCGCGGACACGGCGGAGGCCCTGCGCGGTGCCGCCGACCGGGTGGAGATCGCGCGCAACCGCAGCGGCCTCGCCGGCGCGGCCGCCGCGGGCCTGCCCGGCACCGGGGGTGGAGGGTCATGA
- a CDS encoding GTPase, translated as MTNIVGRMREAFRGDQRVDADALVARLDAVRRFLTVVDGHLPDAQLVPAHTLVERAGTRLALSRDHTVVALAGATGSGKSSLFNALARMELSTVGVRRPTTGVAHACVWGPLDGGNRLLDWVGVLPRHRFVRESVLDGDDESALHGLILLDLPDFDSVQRSHRLEVDRLLGLVDLVVWVVDPQKYADRLIHTSYLREFHRHRDVTLVVLNQADRLPPAELPRVLADLRRLLDSDGLDGVPLLATTAVDPAGMAGLREALERTVAERQAALRRLQGDVDAVVAGLDELVGDASPAGGPDDAAVTALHRALAGAAGVPAVAEAVEQAYRHRGAATTGWPLVRGWRRLRPDPLRRLHLPGPAADRDAPAESLVAATSVPDPTAAQRSALGLAIRSVADRAGADLPASWPTAVTAAARSRLGDLPDALDRAVAGTDLGMDRRPLWWRFVGGLQWLVTLAALAGLGWLALGYALRALGLPALEHPMVGEVPLPTLLLLGGLLAGLLVAALTRPIVRWAARRARRRAERRLTAAVATVGEEHVLTPVRGVLASYAEARTALEEAAGR; from the coding sequence ATGACCAACATCGTCGGGCGGATGCGCGAGGCGTTCCGCGGAGACCAGCGGGTGGACGCCGACGCGCTCGTCGCCCGCCTCGACGCCGTACGCCGGTTCCTCACGGTCGTCGACGGCCACCTGCCGGACGCCCAGCTCGTGCCGGCGCACACCCTGGTCGAGCGGGCAGGCACCCGGCTGGCGCTCTCCCGCGACCACACCGTGGTGGCCCTGGCCGGCGCGACCGGCAGCGGCAAGTCCAGCCTGTTCAACGCGCTCGCCCGGATGGAACTCTCGACGGTCGGGGTGCGCCGCCCCACCACCGGCGTCGCCCACGCCTGCGTCTGGGGGCCGCTCGACGGCGGCAACCGCCTGCTCGACTGGGTCGGCGTGCTGCCCCGGCACCGTTTCGTCCGGGAGAGCGTGCTCGACGGCGACGACGAGTCCGCCCTGCACGGGCTGATCCTGCTCGACCTGCCCGACTTCGACTCGGTGCAGCGGTCCCACCGGCTGGAGGTGGACCGGCTGCTCGGCCTGGTCGACCTCGTGGTCTGGGTGGTCGACCCGCAGAAGTACGCAGACCGCCTCATCCACACCAGCTACCTGCGCGAGTTCCACCGGCACCGGGACGTCACCCTGGTCGTGCTCAACCAGGCCGACCGGCTGCCCCCGGCCGAGCTGCCCCGGGTGCTGGCCGACCTGCGCCGGCTGCTCGACTCCGACGGCCTGGACGGCGTACCGCTGCTGGCGACGACCGCCGTCGACCCGGCGGGCATGGCCGGGCTGCGGGAGGCGCTGGAACGCACGGTCGCCGAGCGGCAGGCCGCGCTGCGGCGGCTCCAGGGCGACGTGGACGCGGTGGTGGCCGGGCTCGACGAGTTGGTAGGGGACGCCTCGCCGGCCGGCGGGCCGGACGACGCCGCCGTCACCGCGCTGCACCGGGCGCTGGCCGGCGCGGCCGGGGTGCCGGCGGTCGCCGAGGCGGTCGAGCAGGCGTACCGGCACCGGGGCGCCGCCACCACCGGCTGGCCCCTGGTCCGGGGCTGGCGGCGGCTGCGGCCCGACCCGCTGCGCCGGCTGCACCTGCCGGGCCCCGCCGCCGACCGCGACGCACCGGCGGAGAGCCTCGTCGCCGCGACCTCGGTGCCCGACCCGACCGCCGCCCAGCGCTCGGCGCTCGGGCTGGCGATCCGGTCGGTGGCCGACCGGGCCGGGGCCGACTTGCCCGCCTCCTGGCCGACGGCGGTCACCGCCGCCGCCCGGTCCCGCCTCGGCGACCTGCCGGACGCGCTGGACCGCGCGGTGGCCGGCACGGACCTCGGCATGGACCGGCGACCGCTCTGGTGGCGGTTCGTCGGCGGCCTCCAGTGGCTGGTGACCCTGGCCGCGCTCGCCGGGCTGGGCTGGCTGGCGCTCGGCTACGCGCTGCGCGCGCTGGGCCTGCCGGCGCTGGAACACCCGATGGTCGGCGAGGTGCCGCTGCCCACCCTGCTGCTCCTGGGCGGCCTGCTCGCCGGGCTGCTGGTGGCCGCCCTGACCAGGCCGATCGTCCGCTGGGCGGCCCGCCGGGCCCGGCGCCGGGCCGAGCGGCGGCTCACGGCCGCGGTGGCGACGGTCGGCGAGGAACACGTGCTGACCCCGGTGCGGGGAGTGCTCGCCTCCTACGCCGAGGCCCGTACGGCGCTGGAGGAGGCCGCCGGGCGCTGA